The following DNA comes from Nicotiana sylvestris chromosome 10, ASM39365v2, whole genome shotgun sequence.
GACTTTTCACGTTATGGATACatctatttgctgaaagaaaaatGTAAAGCAACAAATGCTCTCAAAGTGTTTGTTAATGAGGTTAAAAGGCAATTagataaaaaagtaaaaattattAGGTCAGATAGAGGTGGTAAATATtatgaaaaatataataaatcAAGACAATGTCCAGGTCCATTTGCAAAGTTACTCGAGGAACATGGCATATGTGCACAGTATACTATGCTAGgcacacctcaacaaaatggtattGCAAAAATGTATAATCGAACACTTATGGATACTTAGGAGCATGATGAGTAATTCCTCATTACCCAAATTATTGTGGATGTATGCTCTTAAAACTGctgtatatttattaaacaagGTTCCTAGTAAGGCAGATCCAAAGACTCCTTATAAACTGTGGACAGGAAGGAAACCTAGTTTAAGGCATCTACATGTTTGGGTTGCCCAGCGGAAGCTAGAGTTTATAATCTACAACAAAAGAAATCAGATTCTCGAACAGTAAGTGGTTATTTTATTGGTTACCCAGAAAAATCTAAAGGGTATGTATTTTACTGTCCAAACCATAGTTCGAGAATTGTTGAAACCAGTAATGCAAAATTCATTGAGAATGGCAAAGTTAGTGAGAATGTTTAAAAACAAAGTGTGGAAATAAAATAGGTGAGGGTCAATATTCCATTACCCATGAATGTGCCTACTTCCACACAAATATCAAATATTGTTCCAGTTATTGAAGAACATTTTGACAACACTGAACAATATTTGGATGAAACACTTCATGAAAAAACTAACTCACAAATATCTGACACAAATGAACCACAAAAAATTCAATTAAGAAAATCCCAAACAGTTAGAAAATCAGCTATTTCAGATGATTACGTGGTTTATTTGCAAGAGTCAGATTTTGACATTGGTCTTAATAAAAATCCGGTTTCATTTTTGCAAGACATAGAAAGTAATGAGTCTGACAAATGGATTGATGCCATGAAGGAAGAGTTAAAATCCATGGAATACAATAAAGTCTGGGATCTCGTTAAATTGCCAAAAAGTTCTAAAAGAATCTGGTGTAGATGGGTCTTTATGACCAAACGCAATTCAAATGGCAATATAGAACGATATAAAGCCAGACTTGTTGCCAAAGGTTATACTCAGAAATGGGGCATTGATTATAAAGAGACATTTTCACCAGTCTCAAAGAAAGACTCGTTAAGGATTATTATGGCCTTGGTGGCTCAATATGATTTAGAGTTACACCAAATGAATGTGAAAGCTGCATTTATTAATGGAGACCTCGAGGAGGAAGTTTACATGGACCAACCAGAGGGTTTcgaaactaaagaaaaaagtcAAATGGTGTGTAAATTAAAGAAGTCAATATATGGACTCAAACAAGCCTCGCGACAATGGTATATAAAGTTTAATGATACcataatattttttggatttgtgaaaaataCTGTTGATCAGTGTATATACCAAAAGATCAGTGGGAGCAAGTTTATATTTTtagtcctatatgttgatgatattctacTTCCTGCTAATGATTTAGGCATATTGCGTGAGACTAAAGATTTTCTCTCtaagaattttgaaatgaaagatatggATGATGTATCCTATGTGATAGGAATAGAAATATTTCGTGATAGATCACAAGGATTATTGGGATTGTCGCAGAAATGCTATATTGAAAGAGTTTTAGAGAGATTTAACATGAATAATTGTTCAGCAAGAATTGTTCCAATTCAAAAAGGGGACAAATTTAGTCTCAGGCAATGCCCTAAGAATTATGTAGAATGAAAAGAAATAGAATCAATTCCTTACTCTTCAATTATTGGTAGTCTGATGTATGCTCAGACTTGCACAAGACCTTATATTAGTTTTACGGTCAGAATGCTAGGAAGATATCAGAGTAACCCAGGAATTGATCACTGGAAAGCTACAAAGAAAGTCTTGAGGTACCTGAAAGGAATGAATGATTACATGCTCATGTATAGGAGATCCAAGCATTTGGAAGTTGTTGGATACTCGAATTCAGATTTTGCTGGATGTATTGAAACTAGAAAATCTACGTTTAGTTATTTGTTCCAATTAGCTGAAGGAGCAATATCGTGGAAGAGTGCCAAACAGTCTGTCATTGCTACATCCACGATAGAAGCAGAATTTGTGGCATGTTTTGAAGCCACAATTCATGCATTATGGTTACGAAACTTTACTTCAGGACTTGGGGTTGTCGACACCATTACCAAGATACTGAAAATTTACTGTGATAATTTGGCAGCAGTATTCTTCTCCAAGAACGATAAGTACTCCAAATATTCCAAATATAtggaattaaaataatttaccGTCAAGGAGGAAGTTCAGAAACAAAGAGTATCACTTGAGCATATTAGAACTGTTCTCATGATTACAAATCCACTAACAAAAGGTTTACAGCCAAAGATATTTAAAGAATATGTACATAGAATAGGTCTTGGCTGTATTTATGGTTgatgttttgacattctaagctcatttatatgtttctgatatacattgatgattttctGTTTCTCATAATGGTGTACACATTATTATTTTGAGATATAACGGGATAAGTCTCAATGAGACATTATTATGGACCATAATATTTTATAGCTTATGGACCTGGTACGATGAGTTGCTAATGTTATAGTATATGGAATAGAGTATGTAGGCAAATTATATATAACCGCCATAACTCACATTTAGTAGTTTATCGTATTATAGTATTTATGAGGGACATTATAGAAGAGATTTGTTTATGTGCAACTAATGTTTATATCATTAAATATTAATGTTATGGGATTATTGGGTCAAGTGGGAGAATATTAGATTTTTTCTATTATGTGTATGATCCAATATATTAAAgcccataattaatatttaatgaaAGACAAATCTCGCCCATCTGAGGTTACTTGATGGACGTATCAGATTAAGTAAAAACCTCTATAAATTGATCATTTCCCCACCCATTAGGGTTACCGTATTTTTCTATTCTCTCTTCCATCACTAAAGTCGGCGGTAACAAAAGTTAGGGCAAGGGGCGAGAAACCAATTTCAATTAATGCTTCCATTTCGTGATAATGGCTTACGATTCAAGTATGTATTCTGTAATAAATTTATGTAAGATTATCATGTTTAAGATCCTAGTATGAATTAAATTTTATATTTACAAAGCTAACTATGAACTTAATATGGAAAGTACAACAAACATAATTTCGTAAGCTCTCCTTCCCTTGCTTACAGAAAGAAGTAAGGGAAAGCATAACAAGAGGAAGAGGAATATATCTTTATATCAAAGATGTTTTTCATTTGTTTCGTCATTAATCATATAGGCCAACCATTACATTTAAACCACAACAAAATTGAAATAGATTCCTAGATTTCAATGAGACAATTACTTCATTAATAAAAAGGATATGGAATTATTATTTGAAATTTATGGGACTCATATTGAGTTTGCAGTTAAATATttgtatatatttaataaaaaaatttaatattAATACATgatctaaatattttttttttaaattcgcCCGAACCCTTAGCTAATACTCTATCTTGGCCTCTGGGGAAACTACTTTTTTGAGGTAAATATTTACCCGTACCGGGTATTTGCACCAAACTGTAATAATTTACCATGGTTAAGTAATTTTAATAggtataaatattatattaattaACGAAAAAAGACCTAAACTACCCCTATAATTCACTAAATGGTTTATATATCCCCCATCCCCTTGTCAATCTATTCATCCGAAAATGTATGGGTCATTATTTCTATTATCAAAATTGTCTCCACGACTAACGGCATCACATGTGGGCCTTTCATTAAATGATATGCCAATTTATCATTGGGCCACGTGACTTTATAGGGCTGGACAAAATTTTGGGTATTTTTTCGATCTATTTTACTAATCAGACCAACCCTTTATTACCTGAGTCATTACTTTTTACCTTATACCCACGACAAAATCCTTTTTTATACCATTTTTTACATTTCTTTCTCTTGTTCATCAAATGGCGATTTTTGGGTTTCTTTAGGGTTTATTGTTTGCTTTGTTTGGTGCGCACAAAACTGAAGTATCATTGATTTGCAGCATTATCATGCAGTATTTATTCGATTAAAATAAGTATTTACAGCTTTAAGTTATAAAGTTGTAGGGCTGGGTTATTTGGGAGCCAACATGCATTGTCTTTTGcatgtaattttttttatcttatcTGAGTTATTATTTGTACCTTTATAGATTTTGTTTATACTTTTATTTGTGGTGATACTTGTCATGTTGGTCTTACATATAAAAGCTCGAATTTTTTTGATTTGTATAATTAATGGTAGGGGttccatattttatttattttttgatatatttaCCATTTAAGCGTTTGATACTAATGATATGGTCCCATTTTGCCCTTTTTATTGTTGTTGCAGGTAATTTTGTCCGAATGATGGTGCATAAAGTGAACTTATATTTTAATCATGGGGTGAGTGGGTATTGGAACCTATATTATCTTACACTAAGAGAGATACACACATGTTGAGTAGTTATAAAGTGGATCAATTTTCTTACATTTATTTCTATAAAGAATACATTGAAGTACAAGGATTTATTGAGGTACAACATCTGATATTTATTGACCCATTTGTGTGGTATTTTTTGTTGAATGTGGATGAAGGAATCAGGAAGCTTCAATCCCTAATTAATGGAGGTTTTTAATGatattaatttatttattgtTGAGCTTCTTGATGATGGTCTGATTGTTCCAACATTTATCCATCAAATTGATACCAATAATATACATGTTGTTGTAGTTACTGATTGTGATAATAGTGACGAAGACACATATATAGAAAGTATGAACAATGATTATGATAGTGATGCCCTAGGTTTATTTGAGAGACAAAAGAAGTTTGAGATTACTGACCAACTTGATAGGTATAAAATATTGAAAAAGGGTATGACTTTTAAGAATACTACTGAAGCTAAGGAGGTTATTGGTTTTTATGTTATTGCCAATAAGAAGGGTCTTCAGGTAGATAAGAGTGATAGGAGAAGACTCAGATACAAGTGTGAGATTGAGTGTCCCTTTAAATGTCTTATTTCTAAGGATGACAAAGATCAAAGGGTAAAGATAAAAACTTAGAGGGATGATCATAATTGTGGTGAAGTATTTGAGAATAGAAGAGCTACTCTTGCTGCTTTAGCATATTATTTCAAGAGAAAGATTTAGAATAATTCTAAGTTTAAGGTTAAAGAATGAAGGTTGATTCAGATGATATATTTAGTTTGAATGTGAGTGATACAAAGTTAAAAAGTGTAAAGAGAATAGTTTTAGAAAAATTGGAGGGCAGCTACTTTGATGAGTAAAACAAGTTAGAGGCATATGCTCAAGAGTTAGAAGTAAACCAACTCTGGGACTGATGTGGTGATATAAATATCCAAGGATGTAATGGAGAAAAGTAAGAGATTTTTTTTAGGATGTATGTCTGCTTCCAAGTCCTCAAGAGTGGCTTCAAAGCAAATTTGAGACATTTTACAGGAATTGATGGAACCTTTTTTTAAAAGGCAAATGCTAAGAAAtgttgttggttgttgttgctcAAGATTCTTGTAAGCATGTGCCTAGGCTGTGATggataagaaaataaaaaaatataacagTAGTCTGTGGAGAATTTGAAGGCTTCTTTGCACTTgaaaaatggtgaatggattacATTCATGTCAGATATACAGAAGGTATGTACCATTATTTCAGAATTTATTTGTTCAAGTTTATGTTTTTTAGTTTGTTAATGTAATGTTG
Coding sequences within:
- the LOC138879429 gene encoding secreted RxLR effector protein 161-like, whose translation is MLGRYQSNPGIDHWKATKKVLRYLKGMNDYMLMYRRSKHLEVVGYSNSDFAGCIETRKSTFSYLFQLAEGAISWKSAKQSVIATSTIEAEFVACFEATIHALWLRNFTSGLGVVDTITKILKIYCDNLAAVFFSKNDKYSKYSKYMELK